Genomic DNA from Carnobacterium divergens DSM 20623:
AGATCCCGTACAAGCAACTAGTAAAATATAGTGATAAAAAACGAACCAGATTCATTCTGATCTGAATTCGTTTTTTATTTTGAAATTAAAAGAGTGAAAACTTAGGAGGTGAAACAATGAAAAAGAATCAAAAAATAAGTATATTATTACTATTAATGTTGCTAATAGGTGGTTGTGGCTTGCCAGGTTTATCTAGTAATGGAAAAAATGGAGAGGCTATCAAAGTAACGGGTGGTGTCACGTCGGAATCTCAGATTTTAGCGAGTATAGTTGGGGGCATGATTGAACATGAATTAAAGGAACCGGTTATTTTAATCAATAATCTTGGTTCTGCAAATATTAACCATCAAGCCTTATTAAATGGAGATGCAGACATTGCAGCTGCTCGATACTCAGGAACAGATTTAACGACGTTGTTGCAACTCCCTGCTGAAAAAGATCCAAAAAAAGCCTACCAAATTGTTAAAAAAGAATTTGCTAAACGATATGATCATGTTTACTTTCCTTCTTATGGATTTGCGAATAGTTTTTCTTTTATGGTCACGAAAGAGACCGCTGAAAAATACCATTTAAAAACAATTAGTGATTTAAAAGCAGTGGCGAACCAACTAGAAGCAGGTGTTGATACCACTTGGCTAAAACGTGAAGGAGATGGCTATCCTGCCTTTACAAAAGAATACGGTTTTGACTTTAAGCGAGTGTATCCGATGCAAATCGGGTTAGTTTATGACGCATTAGCTGCTGGTAAAATGGATGTTGTCCTCGGCTATTCAACAGATGGCCGAATTGGCAGTTACAATCTACAGATTTTAGAAGATGATCGGCACTTTTTCCCACCATATGATGCCAGTTTAGTTGCAACAAAACAAATTTTAGAAAAATATCCTAAACTTGCGCCAGTTTTAGAAAGATTGGATGGCAAAATTTCCACTGAAACGATGCAGAAATTGAATTATCAAGTAGACAATGATTTAATGGAACCAAGTGTAGTCGCAGAAAAATTTTTAAAAGAACATCATTATTTTAAATAAAAAAACCTGAGAAAGATGTGGATACGAAAAGCTAGTTTATAGTACTAGTTTTTAGTATGACCCACTTCAATCTCAGGTTTTTAATTTGCTATACGTATATGACGGATGTCTTTAAAATCAATCATATAGGTTGTGTTTTGGTTTGAGCTCTCTAAGATAGCACGATGTTGCTCCGTTGGAGAGTAACGAAGAATACCTGTATGTTCATTAATTGCAAGAATGTGTTTGGTTTTATTAACTTGGATGACGATCGGTTTTCTTTTTTGATAGGCTTGGTTTAAGAAAAAAAGAATTTGTGCTTGTGGCATTTGTGAGTGAACTTGAAGAGTTTCCTTATGACCGACAGTGACTTTCTTTTGTAAAAAACTAAAAGGGCG
This window encodes:
- a CDS encoding osmoprotectant ABC transporter substrate-binding protein, coding for MKKNQKISILLLLMLLIGGCGLPGLSSNGKNGEAIKVTGGVTSESQILASIVGGMIEHELKEPVILINNLGSANINHQALLNGDADIAAARYSGTDLTTLLQLPAEKDPKKAYQIVKKEFAKRYDHVYFPSYGFANSFSFMVTKETAEKYHLKTISDLKAVANQLEAGVDTTWLKREGDGYPAFTKEYGFDFKRVYPMQIGLVYDALAAGKMDVVLGYSTDGRIGSYNLQILEDDRHFFPPYDASLVATKQILEKYPKLAPVLERLDGKISTETMQKLNYQVDNDLMEPSVVAEKFLKEHHYFK